From Salmo salar chromosome ssa04, Ssal_v3.1, whole genome shotgun sequence, one genomic window encodes:
- the LOC106603354 gene encoding zinc finger and SCAN domain-containing protein 21 isoform X1, producing MNVVEFLVSLLDVHKQQLKALTRQGEIQAKVLSQLVKDGLTKTLDRSSPQDEEEQRRSGMTTGSDKDPEDWVARLPGLLQEESQKKSQPIRPQGLTNASQTRVQRQMWTVEDKSRQDFLSLRYDTQKGARELGQRLDSAAKHWLRPDIRTAAQVEQCVAMEQFLSLLPKEAGAWVQKQQPRDMEEAISMAEQRLGSGVFTVSSPAPTQTDTAQSSTEAQEQGSVKMQSTSDQPDALTKSFLNQLETVKLESVHFSLEIPDVGMTSYQEEQDEHKRVPEEGSIFVCKQEVEDPDWHQESAPPEPIQMSVRTTEHESMSVDTPYIFLPRNNSLSSTMYTHPTPTVSSQIPPPPLAPDAYHPHVQDRPVIDGLRSNASSDETELTARYTRLISEDGQLTWGTLSGVPSPSFHTRPPSPSPSHQCPDCGCCFAQQRNLEEHRNIHTGARPFVCGVCGKAFCHRRTLNKHTRIHSWERPFQCTDCGQTFKLKDTMKRHQVSHSKPGTGPGARHIAHSR from the exons ATGAATGTGGTTGAGTTCCTGGTGTCCCTGCTGGATGTGCATAAACAACAGCTGAAAGCTCTGACCAGACAGGGGGAGATCCAGGCCAAggtcctcagccagctggtcaaGGATGGTTTAACCAAAACCCTTGACCGGTCTTCACCGCAGGAtgaagaggaacagagaaggTCTGGAATGACAACAGGGAGCGATAAAGACCCGGAGGACTGGGTTGCTAGGCTGCCTGGGCTGCTGCAAGAGGAGTCACAGAAGAAGAGTCAACCGATCAGACCCCAGGGGTTGACTAATGCCTCCCAGACCAGGGTACAGAGACAGATGTGGACTGTGGAGGACAAGAGCAGGCAGGACTTCCTGTCCCTGAGGTACGACACCCAGAAGGGAGCCAGAGAGCTGGGGCAGAGGCTTGACTCAGCTGCTAAGCACTGGCTTAGGCCTGACATAAGGACTGCTGCACAAGTAGAGCAGTGTGTTGCCATGGAGCAGTTTCTGTCCCTATTGCCAAAGGAGGCTGGTGCCTGGGTGCAGAAGCAGCAGCCCAGGGATATGGAGGAAGCAATCAGCATGGCTGAGCAGCGGCTTGGGTCTGGGGTCTTCACCGTCTCCTCGCCTGCccctacacagacagacacagcacagAGCTCAACAGAGGCACAAGAACAAGG GAGTGTCAAGATGCAGAGCACCAGTGATCAGCCAGATGCTTTGACCAAGTCATTTCTCAACCAGCTGGAGACAGTTAAACTGGAGTCTGTCCATTTCAGCCTGGAGATTCCTGACGTGGGGATGACCAGCTATCAGGAGGAGCAGGACGAGCATAAGAGGGTCCCAGAGGAAGGGTCCATCTTTGTGTGTaagcaggaagtggaggatcctGACTGGCATCAGGAGAGTGCTCCTCCAGAGCCCATCCAGATGTCTGTGAGAACAACAGAACATGAAAGCATGTCTGTGGACACACCTTACATCTTCCTTCCCAGAAACAACTCTctttcctccaccatgtacacgcATCCAACACCCACAGTGTCCAGTCAGATCCCACCCCCACCCCTAGCTCCTGACGCCTATCATCCACATGTCCAGGACAGACCAGTGATAGACGGACTGCGGAGTAATGCTTCTAGTGACGAGACTGAGCTTACTGCCAGGTACACAAGGCTAATCTCTGAAGATGGACAGTTGACCTGGGGGACCCTCTCGGGTGTTCCTTCACCCTCCTTCCACACTCGCCCGCCATCACCCTCGCCCTCCCATCAGTGCCCAGACTGTGGCTGCTGCTTCGCCCAGCAGAGGAACCTGGAGGAGCACAGGAACATTCACACGGGAGCGAGGCCCTTCGTCTGTGGGGTGTGTGGGAAGGCCTTCTGCCACCGCCGCACCctcaacaaacacacacgcatccaCTCCTGGGAGAGACCCTTTCAATGTACTGACTGTGGACAGACCTTCAAACTAAAAGACACCATGAAGAGGCACCAGGTTTCCCATAGTAAGCCAGGGACAGGGCCAGGGGCCCGTCACATCGCTCACTCACGCTGA
- the LOC106603354 gene encoding zinc finger and SCAN domain-containing protein 21 isoform X2 — protein MNVVEFLVSLLDVHKQQLKALTRQGEIQAKVLSQLVKDGLTKTLDRSSPQDEEEQRRSGMTTGSDKDPEDWVARLPGLLQEESQKKSQPIRPQGLTNASQTRVQRQMWTVEDKSRQDFLSLRYDTQKGARELGQRLDSAAKHWLRPDIRTAAQVEQCVAMEQFLSLLPKEAGAWVQKQQPRDMEEAISMAEQRLGSGVFTVSSPAPTQTDTAQSSTEAQEQGLEIPDVGMTSYQEEQDEHKRVPEEGSIFVCKQEVEDPDWHQESAPPEPIQMSVRTTEHESMSVDTPYIFLPRNNSLSSTMYTHPTPTVSSQIPPPPLAPDAYHPHVQDRPVIDGLRSNASSDETELTARYTRLISEDGQLTWGTLSGVPSPSFHTRPPSPSPSHQCPDCGCCFAQQRNLEEHRNIHTGARPFVCGVCGKAFCHRRTLNKHTRIHSWERPFQCTDCGQTFKLKDTMKRHQVSHSKPGTGPGARHIAHSR, from the exons ATGAATGTGGTTGAGTTCCTGGTGTCCCTGCTGGATGTGCATAAACAACAGCTGAAAGCTCTGACCAGACAGGGGGAGATCCAGGCCAAggtcctcagccagctggtcaaGGATGGTTTAACCAAAACCCTTGACCGGTCTTCACCGCAGGAtgaagaggaacagagaaggTCTGGAATGACAACAGGGAGCGATAAAGACCCGGAGGACTGGGTTGCTAGGCTGCCTGGGCTGCTGCAAGAGGAGTCACAGAAGAAGAGTCAACCGATCAGACCCCAGGGGTTGACTAATGCCTCCCAGACCAGGGTACAGAGACAGATGTGGACTGTGGAGGACAAGAGCAGGCAGGACTTCCTGTCCCTGAGGTACGACACCCAGAAGGGAGCCAGAGAGCTGGGGCAGAGGCTTGACTCAGCTGCTAAGCACTGGCTTAGGCCTGACATAAGGACTGCTGCACAAGTAGAGCAGTGTGTTGCCATGGAGCAGTTTCTGTCCCTATTGCCAAAGGAGGCTGGTGCCTGGGTGCAGAAGCAGCAGCCCAGGGATATGGAGGAAGCAATCAGCATGGCTGAGCAGCGGCTTGGGTCTGGGGTCTTCACCGTCTCCTCGCCTGCccctacacagacagacacagcacagAGCTCAACAGAGGCACAAGAACAAGG CCTGGAGATTCCTGACGTGGGGATGACCAGCTATCAGGAGGAGCAGGACGAGCATAAGAGGGTCCCAGAGGAAGGGTCCATCTTTGTGTGTaagcaggaagtggaggatcctGACTGGCATCAGGAGAGTGCTCCTCCAGAGCCCATCCAGATGTCTGTGAGAACAACAGAACATGAAAGCATGTCTGTGGACACACCTTACATCTTCCTTCCCAGAAACAACTCTctttcctccaccatgtacacgcATCCAACACCCACAGTGTCCAGTCAGATCCCACCCCCACCCCTAGCTCCTGACGCCTATCATCCACATGTCCAGGACAGACCAGTGATAGACGGACTGCGGAGTAATGCTTCTAGTGACGAGACTGAGCTTACTGCCAGGTACACAAGGCTAATCTCTGAAGATGGACAGTTGACCTGGGGGACCCTCTCGGGTGTTCCTTCACCCTCCTTCCACACTCGCCCGCCATCACCCTCGCCCTCCCATCAGTGCCCAGACTGTGGCTGCTGCTTCGCCCAGCAGAGGAACCTGGAGGAGCACAGGAACATTCACACGGGAGCGAGGCCCTTCGTCTGTGGGGTGTGTGGGAAGGCCTTCTGCCACCGCCGCACCctcaacaaacacacacgcatccaCTCCTGGGAGAGACCCTTTCAATGTACTGACTGTGGACAGACCTTCAAACTAAAAGACACCATGAAGAGGCACCAGGTTTCCCATAGTAAGCCAGGGACAGGGCCAGGGGCCCGTCACATCGCTCACTCACGCTGA
- the LOC106603353 gene encoding NF-kappa-B inhibitor alpha, whose amino-acid sequence MAGIQPRCDFGKQHARPILGFGLDKHETLGTSAPDDWCDSGLECLSGTALSLDDSFSNETSKTWGPRSPPHTASYPSLDDTDKHPMDFSSLGGGERLDSAIGDSITDETVGSISQGLGTMHLNEPVISYTVDDRGRQAAPSPEEERQRRDEMLNTLNFVSEDGDTALHLALIHEHWAFVQYLLGVIALDRSWVPYLDIQNHLGQTALHLAVIVDQSQCVRGLLWGGASAELQERGGNTPLHLAVRELRQDCVREITSNCQSTDYLHLTNYSGVSALHLAVQRGKEDIIRMLIEAGADVNQRDPGSGRSPLHWAVESQSPRVVQLLLQRGANVDQPSYAGHTALYCSLHRPNKEVQALLKAGGASDAQAQDEEERESEEEFDDVVINGQRVH is encoded by the exons ATGGCTGGTATTCAGCCCAGGTGCGATTTTGGAAAGCAGCATGCACGGCCTATACTTGGCTTCGGGCTTGACAAACACGAAACTCTGGGTACTTCTGCACCGGATGATTGGTGCGACAGTGGGCTAGAATGTCTGAGTGGAACAGCGCTGAGCCTGGATGACTCCTTCAGCAATGAGACATCCAAAACCTGGGGGCCCAGGTCCCCTCCTCACACGGCCTCCTACCCCTCACTGGATGACACTGACAAGCACCCTATGGACTTTAGTTCACTGGGTGGTGGAGAGAGGTTGGACTCAGCTATAGGGGACTCAATTACAGATGAGACGGTGGGGAGTATATCACAGGGGCTGGGGACCATGCACCTGAATGAACCAGTTATCAGTTACACAGTCGATGACCGTGGGAGGCAAGCAGCACCGAGCCCGGAGGAggaaagacagaggagagacgaGATGCTCAACACACTTAACTTTGTGTCTGAGGATGGAGACAC GGCTCTTCACTTGGCTCTTATCCACGAGCACTGGGCCTTCGTACAATACTTACTGGGGGTGATAGCTCTGGACAGGAGCTGGGTGCCTTACCTGGACATCCAGAACCACTTGGGACAG ACTGCCCTCCACCTGGCTGTCATAGTGGACCAGTCCCAGTGTGTGCGGGGGCTGCTGTGGGGTGGTGCGAGTGCTGAGctccaggagagaggagggaacacaCCGCTGCACTTAGCTGTCAGGGAGCTGAGGCAGGACTGTGTACGAGAGATCACCTCCAACTGCCAGAGCACCGACTATCTACACCTCACCAACTACTCAG GGGTGAGTGCACTGCATTTGGCAGTACAGAGGGGCAAGGAGGACATCATCAGAATGCTGATTGAGGCAGGAGCTGATGTTAACCAGAGG gatcCAGGCTCAGGCCGTTCCCCTCTCCACTGGGCTGTGGAGTCCCAGAGCCCCAGGGTGGTACAGCTGCTGCTGCAAAGGGGAGCCAATGTAGACCAGCCCTCCTATGCAGGCCACACAGCCCTCTACTGCTCCCTGCACAGGCCCAACAAGGAGGTACAGGCCCTGCTCAAGGCTGGAGGGGCCTCTGACGCACAGGCCCAGgacgaagaggagagggagagtgaagag GAGTTTGATGACGTTGTTATCAATGGACAACGAGTGCACTAA